From the Priestia koreensis genome, one window contains:
- the mnmA gene encoding tRNA 2-thiouridine(34) synthase MnmA, which produces MTKAPKDTRVVVGMSGGVDSSVAALLLKQQGYDVIGIFMKNWDDTDENGVCTATEDYEDVIRVCNQIGIPYYAVNFEKQYWDKVFTYFLDEYKAGRTPNPDVMCNKEIKFKAFLEHAMTLGADYLATGHYAQVEYRDGEYKMLRGLDENKDQTYFLNQLGQDQLSKVMFPIGNIDKPKVREIAKEAGLATATKKDSTGICFIGERNFKEFLSQYLPAQPGVMQTLDGEVKGHHEGLMYHTIGQRHGLGIGGSGDPWFAVGKDLEKNILYVAQGFDNELLYSESLIATNVSWVSDKEWDEPMRCTAKFRYRQPDNNVTVEKLPDGNVRVVFDEPIRAITPGQAVVFYNGDECLGGGTIDDVYKNGEKIWYV; this is translated from the coding sequence TTGACAAAAGCACCAAAAGATACGCGCGTAGTTGTTGGGATGAGTGGAGGAGTAGACTCTTCTGTAGCTGCTCTTTTACTAAAACAACAAGGCTATGACGTAATCGGAATTTTTATGAAAAACTGGGATGATACCGATGAAAATGGTGTATGTACAGCGACGGAAGATTATGAAGACGTGATTCGCGTATGTAACCAAATCGGCATTCCTTATTATGCAGTCAACTTTGAAAAACAATACTGGGATAAAGTATTTACTTATTTCCTAGATGAATATAAAGCAGGACGTACGCCAAATCCGGACGTTATGTGTAACAAAGAAATCAAGTTCAAAGCATTTTTAGAGCATGCGATGACGCTTGGTGCAGACTACTTAGCAACAGGTCATTACGCGCAGGTTGAATATCGTGACGGTGAATACAAAATGCTTCGTGGCCTTGATGAAAACAAAGACCAAACGTATTTCTTAAATCAGCTTGGTCAAGATCAACTATCAAAAGTAATGTTCCCAATTGGGAATATTGACAAGCCGAAAGTACGTGAAATCGCCAAAGAAGCAGGTCTTGCGACGGCAACGAAAAAAGATAGTACGGGTATTTGTTTTATCGGTGAACGCAACTTTAAGGAGTTCTTAAGTCAATACCTACCTGCACAGCCTGGGGTGATGCAAACACTTGATGGTGAGGTAAAAGGTCATCACGAAGGATTAATGTATCACACAATTGGTCAACGTCACGGTCTTGGAATTGGTGGAAGCGGCGATCCTTGGTTTGCGGTTGGAAAAGACCTTGAAAAGAATATCTTATATGTTGCTCAAGGTTTTGATAATGAGCTTCTTTATTCAGAGTCTCTTATCGCGACGAATGTTAGCTGGGTTAGTGATAAAGAGTGGGATGAGCCAATGCGTTGCACAGCGAAATTCCGCTATCGTCAGCCTGACAATAACGTAACCGTTGAGAAGTTACCGGACGGAAATGTACGCGTCGTGTTTGACGAGCCAATCCGTGCGATTACTCCTGGACAAGCCGTTGTCTTTTATAATGGCGATGAGTGTCTAGGTGGAGGCACCATTGATGACGTATATAAAAACGGAGAGAAAATCTGGTACGTGTAA
- a CDS encoding cysteine desulfurase family protein: MERIYMDHAATSPVHPAVIDKMTTVMSETFGNPSSIHYYGRESRRYLDEAREVIAASIGANVTDIVFTSGGTEADNMALTGVALANRHRGNHIITTEIEHHAVLHTCEMLEKQGFEITYLPVDETGRVAVKDVEDALREETLIVSIMYGNNEVGTIQPIKEIGDVLRGHGAYFHTDAVQAYGLAELNVQELGVDLLSVSSHKINGPKGIGFLYMAPNVTISPLLFGGEQERKRRAGTENVVNIVGFAEAVKLAKETMTEKRNAYQDLKKVMIDVLKNEDVRFEINGSLEHSLPHVLNLYFPGTNVESLLVNLDIAGISVSSGSACTAGSIDPSHVLVSMFGKESDRLASSVRFSFGLGNQKEQIERAAFETAKIVKRLTT, from the coding sequence TTGGAACGGATTTACATGGATCACGCGGCTACGTCGCCCGTTCATCCAGCGGTCATTGATAAAATGACAACAGTTATGAGCGAAACGTTTGGCAACCCGTCAAGTATTCATTACTATGGGAGAGAAAGCCGTCGTTATTTAGATGAAGCGCGTGAAGTAATCGCAGCAAGCATCGGTGCGAACGTAACGGATATCGTGTTTACGAGTGGTGGAACGGAAGCGGACAACATGGCGCTGACAGGTGTTGCCCTTGCAAACCGTCACCGTGGCAACCATATTATTACGACTGAAATTGAGCATCATGCCGTACTTCATACGTGCGAAATGCTTGAAAAGCAGGGATTTGAGATTACGTATTTGCCTGTTGATGAAACGGGCCGAGTAGCAGTCAAAGACGTGGAAGATGCGCTTCGCGAGGAAACGCTTATCGTCTCAATTATGTACGGTAATAATGAAGTAGGAACGATTCAGCCTATTAAGGAGATTGGTGATGTGCTCCGTGGTCATGGTGCTTATTTCCATACTGATGCAGTGCAAGCTTATGGACTTGCAGAGCTAAATGTGCAAGAATTAGGCGTTGATCTTCTTTCGGTTTCGTCGCACAAAATCAATGGTCCAAAGGGCATTGGTTTCTTATACATGGCGCCAAACGTAACTATTTCACCTCTTCTATTCGGAGGTGAGCAGGAGCGTAAGCGCAGAGCAGGAACAGAGAACGTGGTAAACATTGTTGGATTTGCAGAAGCGGTTAAGCTCGCAAAAGAAACGATGACGGAGAAAAGAAACGCTTATCAAGATTTAAAGAAAGTCATGATTGATGTTCTAAAAAATGAGGACGTGCGCTTTGAGATCAATGGAAGCCTTGAGCATTCATTGCCTCACGTACTGAACTTATATTTCCCTGGAACAAATGTGGAGTCACTGCTTGTGAATCTTGATATCGCAGGGATCTCCGTTTCTAGCGGTTCTGCTTGTACAGCAGGTTCCATTGACCCATCACATGTTCTTGTGTCGATGTTCGGCAAGGAATCAGATCGCTTGGCCTCATCCGTGCGTTTTAGCTTCGGATTAGGAAATCAGAAAGAGCAGATTGAACGTGCTGCTTTTGAAACGGCTAAAATCGTAAAACGATTAACAACATGA
- the cymR gene encoding cysteine metabolism transcriptional regulator CymR — protein sequence MKISTKGRYGLTIMIELAKKYGEGPISLKTIAQTHNLSEHYLEQLISPLRNARLVKSIRGAYGGYILADEPVRITAGDIISVLEGPISPVEVLEDEEPAKRELWIRIRDAVKEVLDSTTLEDLANHTDGNEDSYMFYI from the coding sequence ATGAAAATTTCAACAAAAGGACGTTACGGATTAACGATTATGATCGAATTAGCGAAGAAATATGGGGAAGGTCCGATCTCGCTCAAAACGATCGCACAAACGCATAATCTTTCTGAACATTACTTAGAGCAGTTAATTTCTCCGCTTCGCAATGCACGTCTTGTAAAAAGTATTCGCGGTGCATACGGTGGTTACATTTTAGCGGACGAGCCTGTTCGAATTACAGCAGGCGATATTATTTCGGTTTTAGAGGGTCCTATTAGTCCAGTAGAAGTACTAGAAGATGAGGAGCCAGCAAAACGCGAACTTTGGATTCGAATTCGCGATGCTGTCAAAGAAGTATTAGATAGCACAACATTAGAAGACTTAGCGAACCATACAGATGGTAACGAAGATTCATATATGTTTTATATTTAA
- a CDS encoding replication-associated recombination protein A: MKQPLAFRMRPTHLDDVIGQQHLVGEGKIIRRMVKANHISSMILYGPPGTGKTTMATAIAKSTNTAFRQLNAVVNNKKDMEIVAEEAKMSGKVILLLDEVHRLDKAKQDFLLPYLENGKIILIGATTSNPYHAINPAIRSRCQIFELKSLLPEEVKVAIVRAIEDDETGYGKQHVTVDDDALEHFATACNGDVRAALGALELAILSTDPSEDGSVRITLPIAEECLQKKYFSHDKNGDAHYDVLSAFQKSIRGSDVNAALHYLARLIEAGDLVSISRRLLVIAYEDIGLASPQAPQRILAAVETAERLGFPEARIPLANAVIELCLSPKSNSAYKALDEALADIRSGKSGEVPTHLKDAHYKGASSLGRGVEYLYPHDYETGWVKQQYLPDRIKNKRYYEPKQTGKFEQALSQIYRNLQKK; the protein is encoded by the coding sequence ATGAAACAGCCCCTGGCGTTTCGGATGCGTCCTACACATTTAGACGATGTGATTGGCCAGCAGCACCTAGTTGGGGAAGGGAAAATCATTCGGCGCATGGTCAAAGCGAACCATATTAGCTCCATGATTTTATACGGTCCTCCGGGAACAGGTAAAACAACGATGGCAACGGCAATTGCCAAAAGTACAAACACAGCCTTTCGGCAATTGAATGCCGTTGTAAACAATAAAAAAGACATGGAAATTGTCGCAGAAGAAGCAAAAATGTCAGGAAAAGTGATTCTACTGTTAGATGAGGTTCATCGTTTAGATAAAGCAAAGCAAGACTTTTTACTTCCATACCTCGAAAATGGAAAAATCATCTTAATTGGTGCGACAACGAGTAATCCATATCACGCCATCAACCCTGCGATTCGAAGTCGGTGCCAAATCTTCGAACTCAAATCCTTGTTACCAGAAGAGGTTAAAGTAGCGATTGTACGTGCCATTGAAGACGACGAGACGGGATATGGAAAACAGCACGTTACGGTTGATGATGATGCACTTGAACATTTTGCGACTGCTTGTAACGGTGATGTTCGCGCTGCACTTGGAGCACTGGAGCTTGCAATTTTATCGACCGATCCAAGTGAGGACGGGAGCGTTCGTATTACTTTACCGATCGCGGAAGAATGTCTGCAGAAAAAATACTTCTCGCACGACAAAAATGGCGATGCCCATTATGACGTTCTTTCGGCTTTTCAAAAGTCCATTCGTGGCAGTGACGTCAATGCGGCACTTCACTATCTAGCACGGCTAATTGAAGCAGGAGATCTAGTGAGCATTAGCAGAAGGCTTCTTGTTATTGCGTACGAAGATATTGGACTAGCAAGCCCTCAGGCACCTCAGCGCATACTAGCCGCAGTTGAAACAGCGGAGCGATTAGGTTTTCCTGAAGCCCGAATTCCTCTTGCAAATGCGGTCATTGAACTATGCTTATCACCAAAATCGAATTCTGCTTACAAAGCGCTTGATGAAGCTCTTGCAGACATTCGTAGTGGAAAAAGCGGCGAAGTCCCTACTCATTTAAAAGATGCTCACTACAAAGGCGCAAGTTCATTAGGTCGAGGTGTTGAGTACCTCTATCCTCATGACTATGAAACCGGCTGGGTAAAACAGCAGTACCTGCCAGATCGTATTAAAAATAAGCGCTACTACGAACCAAAACAAACCGGTAAATTTGAGCAGGCGCTCTCGCAAATTTATCGCAACCTGCAGAAAAAGTAA
- a CDS encoding tRNA threonylcarbamoyladenosine dehydratase — protein sequence MLHQFSRNELAVGKEGINTLKNSTVAVLGIGGVGSFAAEALARSGVGRLVLVDKDDVDITNVNRQIHALLSTVGQPKADLMKQRIADINPDCEVISLKMFYTEETYEEFFSYGLDYVIDASDTISYKIHLMKECLKREIPMISSMGAANKMDPTRFRVADISKTHTDPMAKVIRVRLRKEGIHKGINVVFSDESPIVIREDIRKTVGNDEAQIRKAKMPPSSNAFVPSVAGLIAAGHVINDLLKDVEIKRVGQ from the coding sequence ATGTTACATCAATTTTCTCGCAATGAGTTAGCGGTCGGAAAAGAAGGAATTAATACATTAAAAAATAGTACAGTAGCGGTTCTTGGAATAGGCGGTGTCGGATCGTTTGCGGCTGAAGCTCTTGCACGTTCTGGCGTAGGTCGTCTTGTATTAGTCGACAAAGACGATGTAGATATCACAAACGTTAATCGTCAAATTCACGCGTTGCTTTCAACAGTAGGTCAGCCGAAAGCTGATCTAATGAAACAACGCATTGCCGATATTAACCCGGACTGTGAAGTCATTTCACTAAAAATGTTTTATACAGAAGAAACGTACGAAGAGTTCTTCAGCTATGGACTTGATTATGTCATCGATGCGTCTGATACGATCTCGTATAAAATTCACTTAATGAAAGAATGCTTAAAGCGTGAGATTCCAATGATCTCAAGCATGGGAGCAGCAAATAAGATGGATCCAACGCGCTTCCGCGTAGCTGATATTTCAAAGACACACACAGATCCAATGGCAAAGGTGATCCGTGTTCGTCTTCGTAAAGAAGGCATTCATAAAGGAATTAACGTAGTCTTTTCAGATGAGAGTCCAATTGTTATTCGTGAAGATATCCGTAAAACGGTTGGAAATGACGAAGCACAAATTCGTAAAGCGAAAATGCCACCATCATCCAATGCGTTTGTTCCGTCTGTAGCAGGACTCATTGCAGCAGGGCACGTTATTAATGATTTACTAAAAGACGTTGAAATCAAACGAGTAGGTCAATAA
- the aspS gene encoding aspartate--tRNA ligase has translation MSVRTYYCGEVPESSISETITLKGWVQKRRDLGGLIFIDLRDRTGLVQVVVNPEVSPEALAVAEGVRSEYVLQVEGTVVSRQEGTINKNLSTGTIEVHASSVVVLNKAKTPPFAITDQAEVSEDVRLKYRYLDLRRQVMFDTFKMRHNITKTMRSFLDDNGFLDVETPILTKSTPEGARDYLVPSRVHPGEFYALPQSPQIFKQLLMVGGFERYYQIARCFRDEDLRADRQPEFTQIDIEMSFLTQEEIVELTEAMMAKVMKEVKGVDVTTPFPRMTYDDAMGRYGSDKPDTRFAMELVDLSGLVENCGFKVFSAAVENGGQVKAINVKGAAANYSRKDIDALTEFVSRYGAKGLAWLKVEEDGLKGPIAKFFGEEEQQSFITTLEATAGDLLLFVADKKSVVADALGALRNKLGKDLGLIDESKFNFLWVTDWPLLEYAEEEGRYYAAHHPFTMPVREDLERLETDPGSVRAEAYDLVLNGYELGGGSLRIYERDVQEKMFKTLGFTPEQAQEQFGFLLEAFEYGTPPHGGIALGLDRLVMLLSGRTNLRDTIAFPKTASASCLLTNAPGEVSEAQLEELSLAVTKQKVEQNS, from the coding sequence ATGTCAGTGCGAACTTATTATTGCGGTGAAGTACCAGAAAGCTCAATTAGCGAAACGATTACTTTAAAAGGGTGGGTTCAAAAACGTCGTGATTTAGGAGGGTTAATCTTTATTGACCTTCGTGACCGAACAGGACTTGTTCAAGTCGTAGTAAATCCAGAGGTTTCACCTGAAGCACTAGCAGTAGCAGAAGGCGTTCGTTCGGAATATGTTCTTCAAGTAGAAGGTACAGTCGTATCACGTCAAGAAGGAACGATCAACAAAAATCTTTCTACAGGAACAATCGAAGTTCACGCATCAAGCGTAGTTGTTCTAAACAAAGCTAAAACACCACCTTTTGCTATTACAGATCAAGCTGAAGTATCAGAAGATGTGCGTTTAAAATACCGCTATTTAGATCTTCGTCGTCAAGTGATGTTTGATACGTTTAAAATGCGTCATAACATTACAAAGACAATGCGTTCATTCTTAGATGACAATGGGTTCTTAGATGTTGAAACGCCAATCTTAACGAAAAGCACACCAGAGGGCGCACGTGACTATCTTGTACCAAGCCGCGTGCATCCGGGTGAATTTTATGCTCTTCCACAATCACCGCAAATTTTCAAACAGCTGTTAATGGTAGGCGGATTTGAACGTTATTATCAAATTGCTCGCTGTTTCCGTGATGAGGACTTGCGTGCAGACCGTCAGCCAGAATTCACGCAAATTGACATTGAGATGTCATTCCTAACGCAAGAGGAAATTGTGGAATTAACAGAAGCGATGATGGCGAAAGTAATGAAGGAAGTAAAAGGCGTTGATGTAACGACTCCATTCCCTCGTATGACATACGATGATGCAATGGGACGCTACGGATCGGATAAACCAGATACACGCTTTGCAATGGAGCTTGTTGATCTTTCAGGGCTTGTTGAAAACTGTGGATTTAAAGTATTCAGCGCAGCGGTTGAAAACGGCGGACAAGTGAAAGCAATCAACGTAAAAGGTGCAGCTGCTAACTACTCTCGTAAAGATATCGATGCTCTAACGGAGTTTGTTTCACGCTACGGTGCAAAAGGTCTTGCATGGTTAAAAGTAGAAGAAGACGGTTTAAAAGGACCGATTGCTAAATTCTTCGGTGAAGAAGAACAGCAATCCTTCATCACAACGCTTGAAGCGACAGCTGGAGATCTGTTATTATTCGTAGCAGATAAAAAATCAGTGGTTGCTGATGCACTTGGTGCACTTCGCAACAAACTTGGGAAGGATCTTGGTTTAATCGACGAATCAAAATTCAACTTCCTATGGGTAACAGACTGGCCGCTTCTTGAATATGCAGAAGAAGAAGGTCGTTATTATGCAGCACATCATCCGTTCACAATGCCTGTTCGTGAAGACCTAGAGCGTCTAGAAACAGATCCAGGAAGCGTTCGTGCAGAGGCATATGACTTAGTCCTAAACGGATATGAGCTTGGCGGAGGATCTCTTCGTATTTACGAGCGTGACGTTCAAGAAAAAATGTTCAAAACGCTTGGCTTTACACCAGAGCAAGCACAGGAGCAGTTTGGTTTCTTGCTTGAAGCATTCGAATACGGTACGCCACCACATGGAGGTATTGCATTAGGTCTTGACCGTTTGGTTATGCTATTATCAGGACGTACAAACCTACGTGATACAATTGCATTCCCGAAAACAGCTAGCGCAAGCTGTCTGTTAACGAATGCACCAGGTGAAGTAAGTGAGGCTCAGCTAGAAGAATTAAGCCTTGCTGTTACGAAGCAAAAAGTAGAACAAAATTCATAA
- the hisS gene encoding histidine--tRNA ligase — translation MSIQIPRGTQDILPGTVEYWQYIEQKAREICRAFNYKEVRTPMFEHTELFQRGVGETTDIVQKEMYTFTDRGDRSLTLRPEGTAGVVRSFVTHKMFGSPNQPTKLYYIGPMFRYERPQAGRFRQFVQFGVEALGSNDPSIDAEVLALAMQFYQSLGLKSLRLVVNSLGDAESRQAHRQALIDHFKPRIGEFCSDCQNRLEKNPLRILDCKKDRDHELMKTAPAITDYLNDYSREYFEKVQQYLTDLNIEFVVDPNLVRGLDYYNHTAFEIMSEAEGFGAITTLCGGGRYNGLVQDLGGPETPGIGFGLSIERLLSALEAEGVKLPVDTGVDCYVVSLGDAAKDKVVSIVNDLRQAGFVTEKDYLDKKMKAQFKAADRLEAKYVVVLGEDELEKGVVNVKDMQKGDQNEVAITELVHYLTNL, via the coding sequence ATGTCTATTCAAATTCCAAGAGGAACCCAAGACATTTTACCTGGTACCGTTGAGTACTGGCAGTATATTGAACAAAAAGCAAGAGAGATTTGCCGAGCATTTAACTACAAAGAAGTTCGTACCCCAATGTTTGAACACACCGAGCTTTTCCAACGCGGAGTTGGGGAGACAACGGACATCGTTCAAAAAGAGATGTACACTTTTACGGACAGAGGCGACCGCAGCTTAACGCTTCGTCCAGAGGGAACGGCTGGTGTTGTTCGCTCATTTGTAACACACAAAATGTTCGGAAGTCCGAATCAACCAACGAAGCTTTACTACATTGGACCGATGTTCCGCTATGAGCGTCCACAGGCAGGGCGTTTCCGTCAATTCGTGCAGTTCGGTGTAGAAGCTTTAGGAAGCAACGACCCGTCCATTGATGCAGAAGTATTAGCACTAGCAATGCAATTTTATCAGTCATTAGGTCTGAAGAGTCTTCGTCTCGTTGTAAACAGCCTTGGAGATGCAGAAAGCCGTCAGGCACATCGTCAAGCGCTAATCGATCACTTCAAACCAAGAATCGGAGAGTTTTGCTCAGACTGTCAAAATCGTCTAGAGAAAAATCCACTGCGTATTCTTGATTGTAAAAAAGACCGTGATCACGAACTAATGAAAACTGCACCAGCGATTACAGACTACTTAAATGACTATTCAAGAGAGTATTTTGAAAAAGTTCAGCAATACTTAACGGATTTAAATATTGAGTTTGTCGTAGATCCAAACCTTGTTCGTGGGTTAGATTACTATAACCACACCGCTTTTGAAATTATGAGTGAAGCAGAAGGTTTTGGGGCGATTACAACGCTTTGTGGTGGTGGACGTTACAACGGTCTTGTTCAAGACTTAGGCGGACCTGAAACACCAGGTATTGGCTTTGGTCTTAGCATTGAGCGCCTGCTTTCAGCACTAGAAGCAGAAGGTGTTAAACTTCCTGTTGATACAGGTGTCGATTGCTACGTAGTGTCATTAGGAGATGCAGCAAAAGATAAAGTTGTCTCCATCGTCAACGATCTCCGTCAAGCAGGATTCGTAACGGAAAAAGACTACTTAGATAAAAAAATGAAAGCACAGTTTAAAGCGGCTGACCGCCTAGAAGCGAAGTACGTTGTTGTATTAGGGGAAGACGAGCTTGAAAAAGGTGTGGTCAACGTGAAAGATATGCAAAAAGGTGATCAAAACGAAGTAGCTATTACTGAACTTGTTCACTATTTAACGAACTTATAA
- a CDS encoding N-acetylmuramoyl-L-alanine amidase: MNKRKQLVICLFFCIITLFLTSYDRQDVPVLESGSVTADVLNMRKGPGLSFPVVRKLHHGKEVAILVEQGEWRYVRLQDGAEGWVSSRYVRTTANQALPVQAAVQQTSNEGKLNGKVIVIDPGHGGKDKGATGSQGTFEKDLTLRTATQLKEQLEQTGATVLLTRTSDTRIALSSRVQYAREHQADVFISIHYNSVKDESAHGIMTYFYQEKKDRSLAQSIQKQLAYTSKLKNKYDKFGNFYVLRENPQPSVLVELGFLSNREEEQYINSIAFQRDVVGGITQGITQYLLQK, from the coding sequence ATGAACAAGAGAAAACAACTGGTGATTTGTCTGTTCTTTTGTATCATCACTCTATTTTTGACTTCTTATGACCGACAAGACGTACCTGTGTTAGAAAGTGGCAGCGTGACGGCAGACGTTCTCAATATGAGAAAAGGGCCTGGATTGTCATTTCCGGTTGTCAGAAAGCTACATCATGGAAAAGAGGTAGCCATTTTAGTCGAACAAGGAGAGTGGCGCTACGTTCGTTTGCAGGACGGAGCTGAAGGCTGGGTTTCATCTCGCTACGTACGCACAACCGCCAATCAAGCACTTCCTGTTCAAGCTGCCGTTCAACAAACAAGCAACGAAGGAAAATTAAATGGAAAAGTCATCGTCATTGACCCTGGTCACGGAGGAAAAGACAAAGGGGCAACAGGAAGTCAAGGTACTTTTGAAAAGGATTTAACGCTTCGTACAGCGACACAGCTAAAAGAACAGCTTGAACAAACCGGAGCAACCGTTTTATTAACAAGAACGTCAGATACTAGAATAGCTTTATCATCACGCGTGCAATACGCAAGAGAACACCAGGCTGACGTCTTTATTAGTATCCATTACAACAGCGTCAAAGACGAAAGTGCTCACGGAATTATGACTTATTTTTATCAAGAGAAAAAGGATCGCTCTCTTGCACAAAGCATTCAAAAACAACTCGCTTATACATCAAAACTAAAAAACAAATACGATAAATTTGGAAACTTCTATGTGCTGCGAGAAAACCCACAGCCATCTGTATTAGTCGAGCTCGGTTTTTTAAGCAACAGAGAAGAAGAGCAGTATATTAATTCAATTGCCTTTCAGCGAGATGTCGTTGGTGGCATCACACAAGGCATTACACAGTATCTTTTACAAAAATAA
- the dtd gene encoding D-aminoacyl-tRNA deacylase, which translates to MRVVVQRAKNAAVTVEGETIGAIDHGLMLLVGVTHTDTKEDAEYVAEKIANLRIFEDESEKMNLSLLDVKGDVLSVSQFTLYGDCRKGRRPNFMSAAKPDYANDIYEHFNEQLRALGTNVETGKFGAMMDVSFTNDGPVTLIVESKEK; encoded by the coding sequence ATGCGCGTAGTGGTACAACGAGCAAAGAACGCAGCCGTAACGGTAGAAGGCGAAACAATTGGAGCGATTGACCACGGGTTAATGCTTCTTGTAGGAGTTACTCATACCGATACGAAAGAAGATGCAGAGTACGTAGCAGAAAAAATCGCCAACCTTCGCATTTTTGAAGATGAATCAGAGAAAATGAATTTATCCTTGTTAGACGTAAAGGGTGACGTATTATCCGTGTCACAGTTTACGCTTTATGGTGATTGTCGTAAAGGAAGACGTCCTAACTTTATGAGCGCTGCGAAACCAGATTATGCAAATGACATTTATGAGCATTTTAATGAGCAGCTTCGTGCCTTAGGAACGAACGTGGAAACAGGTAAGTTTGGTGCAATGATGGACGTGTCATTCACAAATGATGGACCTGTTACGTTAATTGTGGAAAGCAAAGAAAAGTAA